A stretch of the Ascaphus truei isolate aAscTru1 chromosome 4, aAscTru1.hap1, whole genome shotgun sequence genome encodes the following:
- the LOC142492257 gene encoding uncharacterized protein LOC142492257 → MEQVSSPGSASSTLLEEHHGDEDDEYDEDDATEETEIQSCDHEEVPIETVVPPNRPSTSTYDAIVASEGKIVDAENRRHSDMMTVLERMIGLQEETVSQLAHLHRVFIEVPKQLQKINTSFEALVVQQTQANYWRMTNVPQFNTSQPGSVHAGQFSPHSSEIHSPGPNVTGQVADIAVQVPDDILPLPSLQIQQQTPTKEATKTKQDTHETDQPSLVQCLPTCSHVSLGTSPVREQSLPKSPVGESLPKSPVGESLPKSPVGESLPKSPVGESLPTSPVGESLATSPVGESLPTSPVGESLATSPVGESLATSPVGEQSLATSPAREVPEATQSGSVVPKVGGKRKRKIQETTSRPVTRSQKEQKK, encoded by the exons atggaacaagtgtcttcacctgggtcagccagctcaacactactagaag aacatcatggtgatgaggatgatgagtatgatgaggatgacgccacagaagagactgaaatacaatcatgtgaccatgaagaggtgccaatagaaactgttgtaccgccaaatcgtccatcaacttccacatacgatgcaattgtagcttcagagggaaaaatagtggacgcagaaaatcgtcgccattcagacatgatgacagtgctggaaaggatgattggactgcaggaagaaacagtatcacaattggcacatctccacagagtcttcattgaagtgcctaaacagttgcaaaaaatcaacacctcattcgaagcattagttgttcagcaaacacaagctaattactggagaatgactaatgtaccacaattcaacacctcccagccaggatctgttcatgcaggtcagttttcaccacattcatctgagattcattcaccaggcccaaatgttaccggtcaagtagcagacattgctgtgcaggttcctgatgacatcctaccgctgccatctctacaaattcagcagcagacacctacaaaggaggcgacaaaaacaaaacaagacacacatgaaacagaccaaccatcacttgtgcagtgtctaccaacttgctcacatgtgtcactgggcacaagccctgtccgtgaacagtcactacccaaaagccctgtaggtgagtcgctgcccaaaagccctgtaggtgaatcgctgcccaaaagccctgtaggtgaatcgctgcccaaaagccctgtaggtgaatcactgcccacaagccctgtaggtgagtcactggccacaagccctgtaggtgaatcactgcccacaagccctgtaggtgagtcactggccacaagccctgtaggtgagtcactggccacaagccccgtaggtgaacagtcactggccacaagccctgcccgtgaagtgccagaggccactcaaagtggctctgttgtgcctaaagttggtggcaaaagaaaaaggaaaattcaagagacaacaagcaggcctgttactcgctcgcaaaaggaacaaaaaaaataa